One genomic region from Pan troglodytes isolate AG18354 chromosome 14, NHGRI_mPanTro3-v2.0_pri, whole genome shotgun sequence encodes:
- the LOC134808241 gene encoding ankyrin repeat domain-containing protein SOWAHC-like has protein sequence TRSAAFTIPSLKQRSPKCSTGRAELGKGEPSPCTGRPERRRRRKSSPAPPAPTPDAGPQTSEDLEPPPHGCQEADRGSSWGATAPRPFRQNLSDLGRRSALPLKRNLCPGGSSLGAPPPRTRQRRVTLAAQGWLSRPRRRAVGLGELDQEARLAALGLRWGVDSLGGCRRASRPAGHSGLHHSLTCLRRHLALQAGASGHAGQLPQRASAAWEQQGQSYTTLHLAAMYLGDGEAASGDIGRRCGYQGLHWEKGLPACESEHHRRD, from the coding sequence ACGCGGAGCGCAGCATTCACCATCCCCTCCCTGAAACAGCGGTCCCCGAAGTGCTCCACAGGCAGGGCCGAGCTGGGCAAGGGGGAGCCCAGCCCCTGCACGGGCCGCCCTGAGCGGCGGAGACGCAGGAAGAGCTCGCCGGCTCCACCAGCCCCTACCCCAGATGCGGGACCTCAGACCAGCGAGGACCTGGAGCCCCCGCCCCACGGTTGCCAGGAGGCGGACAGGGGCAGCTCCTGGGGGGCTACCGCCCCGAGGCCATTCCGCCAGAACTTGAGCGACCTGGGAAGGCGCAGTGCCCTGCCCTTGAAGAGGAACCTGTGTCCTGGAGGCAGCAGCCTGGGAGCTCCTCCTCCGAGGACACGGCAGAGGCGAGTGACTCTGGCGGCGCAGGGCTGGCTTTCCCGTCCACGGAGGAGAGCTGTGGGGCTGGGTGAGCTGGACCAGGAAGCACGGCTGGCTGCTCTCGGCCTCCGATGGGGAGTGGACAGCTTAGGGGGTTGCCGCCGTGCCAGCCGGCCTGCTGGCCACTCTGGGCTTCATCACAGCCTCACCTGCCTGCGCAGGCACCTAGCACTGCAGGCTGGAGCTTCTGGCCATGCTGGTCAACTTCCCCAACGAGCCTCTGCTGCCTGGGAACAGCAAGGCCAGAGCTACACCACCCTGCACTTGGCAGCCATGTACCTTGGAGATGGTGAAGCTGCTAGTGGGGACATAGGACGCCGATGTGGATATCAGGGACTACATTGGGAAAAGGGCCTCCCAGCATGTGAGTCAGAGCATCACAGAAGAGATTGA